The genomic stretch GCGGCCCTCTCGTTTCTCTCTGATGATGGATTTATCCGGCTAACCCCGCTTTCAAAGGGGCTTGAGCAGCAACAGCGTGTTAATGCGCAACTTGAAGATGGGATCTACGCGCTTAAGAGGCAGGTTAATGGGCTGCAGAGCGATCCGCGCGCGGTTGAGAAAGCTGCAAGGAGCGAGCTTGGCATGGCACGTCCCGATGAGATGGTAGTATTATTTGAAAAAAAGGAGCCAGCACATGCAGAGGGCCGGTAATTTTAGTAATAATCAAGCTTCGAATAAGGCGACGCAGGGTGCTCTAGGTGCTGACCGTTCAGAAGTTCCCAATGCAGGGGCTTCTAATACTGGAACTGTGCAAACTACTGAGTATAAGAAGCCTTTTGTGCGTCGGCGACGTCCCGGAGTCAATACAGACCTAACGCTTATAAAGGGCATACTGTCAAAGGCTCTTGCTTATAAGGGGCTCGATAAAAAAATTGAGCGCTACGAATTTATCCTGCATTGGCGTGAGATAGTAGGGGAACGGTTCGCCGACATCTCAAAGCCTGAATGCATCTCTCGGCGTGTGCTGATCGTAGAGGTAAAACATTCGGTTTGGGCTCAGGAGCTAGCCTTTATGAAACCGGCATTACTGCAAAAACTTGCGCTGTACCTCAAAAAAGGTGACATCGTAAACGATATGATCTTTAGGGTTTCATAGCGTAGAAAATCAGAATAGTGCTGCCATACTTGCGTTGTTGAGTCTCCTGAAGGCAGGCTAGTTCGAGCGGCTCATATTCCTTCGGATCGATCTGAACGATGATACTCCCACGAGCCTTGAGCAGGTGAGGACGCTCGGCGAGTGAGCGCATAATCTCTATCCAAATTCCCTCGTACTGCGGAGGAGCGACGTAGATCAGGTCAAAGCTTTTGCTTGAATTTTTTAGATAGATAAAGGCATCCGTATGGCGTACCTCGGCCTGTGCTGCGAGCTGTGTTACCTCTAGGTTGTGCTTGATTGTGGCGATCGCGCGCACGTTTGTGTCTAAGAAGACACAATGAGCGGCCCCCTGACTGAGCGCCTCGATGCCCACACTCCCCGTTCCTCCAAATAGATCTAGTACTGAGATTCCAGCGAGGGTCGGGCGCAGGATATCAAAAAGGGGCACCTTTACCCGGTCAAGGATAGGCCTAGTTGAATCTCCAGGAACCGCCTTGAGAGCCCGCCCCTTTGCTGTGCCGCCTATAACGCGCATCTATTAAGTTAAAGAGTACGCTTCATGTCCCAGTTCTCAAGGTAGTCCCTGATAAAGGCTAGGAACTGTCCACCGAGAGAGCCATCGACTACACGGTGATCGTAGGAAAGGGTGAGGTAGCAGATCTGTCTAATAGCGATCATATCGTCGATCACAACGGGGCGTTTCTTAATAGCCCCAAGACAGAGTATCGCAACCTGCGGTTGATTAATAATCGGAGTTCCGATGATGGTGCCGAACACTCCAGGATTTGTGACCGTGAATGTTCCACCAGCTACATCATCCGGCACGAGTTTTTTGCTACGTGCACGCAGCGCCAGATCATTTAGCGAACGAGCGAGACCAACTAGGTTCTTCTCTTCGGCGCGCTTAATAACCGGCACGATTAGGCCCGTATTACCGAGCGCCACGGCGCAGCCAAGGTTGACATGCTTTTTGAGGATTATCTTCTTGCCATCTAGGGAGCAATTCACGTACGGGAAGGCCTCCAGGGCCCGTGCTGTGGCTTCTAGGAAGAACGGGGTAAAGCTTAGGTTAAAGCCCTCGCTTTTTTCAAAAGCGCTCTTATTTTTAGCGCGCCAGTTGGCAATGTTTGTAACATCAACCTCTTGAATCGAGTAGACGTGCGGACTGGTATGCTTTGAGCGCACCATATGATCAGCGATCGCTTGTCGCATTCCATCCATCATAACCACGCGCGTGCCATCGGCGCCCCACTCGGCGCTAGGTAGCTCTGGAGTTGCTGATTTAGTAGCAACTGGCTTAGTAGCAACTGGGGCAGCTTTGTTTGAGCGATTTGAAACGTAGTCGAGCAGATCTTCTTTGTTAAGACGCCCACCATTACCTGAACCTGTTATGGAGGCGAGCTCTGTCAGTGAAACACTGTGCTTCTCAGCCAGTCCCTTAACGAGTGGAGAGTAGAAACGCTCGCTCTCCTCTGCCGCTGGTGTAGAGGTTTGCTTTGGAGGTAACGTTGAAGCTGCTTGAGCCTTGGCGACATTACTGGAGCCATTTGTTGTTGGTGCCGCAGCGCCACCAACTGTGTCTATAATTGCTATCTTAGTTTTTACCGGAACAACGTCGCCCTCATTAAAGAGCAGCTCGGATAAAGTTCCTGCGGCGGGGGCCGGAATTTCTGAATCAACCTTATCGGTTGAGATCTCGAGGATAATCTCATCCTTCTCAACGGTATCGCCTGGCTTCTTGCGCCACTTGGAGATGGTAGCCTCTGCAATCGACTCACCCATCTGTGGCATTAACATCTCAATCTTCATCTCTAGAAGCTCCTTGGCAAACCGAAATTCAACAGTGGTTATAGACCTATACCTGATTTAGATAAAGGGGCACTTGCACAGGTTAGATGAGGGTTGAAGGTGTCCGATAGCAGCTTTTTAATACTATAATATAGAACAGTATTATAGTTTGTGGGGTGCGGTTGCAAATTTACCGGAATAACAGCGGGCGCAGACAGGCAGGTACTTCTCCTCGGCTCCCAGGTCGATAGCTGGCCCATCACGGGTGGGCTTGCCGTTGCTAAGCTTAAGGTTAAACAGGGCGCGGCTATCGCAAAAGAAGCAGGTCGTTTTGACCTCTGAGATCTCATCGGCGAGTTCAAGCAGTCGTTTAGCCCCTTCAAAGAGCTCGGTTCTAAAATCGGTACGGAGTCCGTAACAGATGATCGGGATATCGAGTTCGCACGAAATCTCACGGAGCTGATTAACGAGCGCGGCGCTAAGAAACTGCGCCTCATCTACAAGCACACAATTTATTCCTATAAATCTCGTGCGATCAAGGATCGTTTCCGGTGTAACCAGGATATCTGCAGTACGCTCAAGTCCCGCGCGTGATTTAACGGTATCATGGCCGAAGCGGGTATCGAGTGCTGGCTTTATAACGAGGACCGACTTTTTCTGTTGATCGTAGGAGTGCGCAACCGCCAGTAGGTTCAGTGTCTTTGCACTACCAACCGGCCCATATCTGAAATAAAGTTTCGCCACTAAGTACTCCGCAGGTTAGAACGATAGCAGCTCTTCAAGTGCTCGACGTATATCTTCGGTCTGAGGCAGGATCGCCTGCTCCAGTATAGGGGCGTGCGGTACAGCAGCGACGTTCTTCATGCCGAGCCGTTTGATCGGGGCGTCAAGCTCAGAGAAACAGGCCTCGGCGATCTGGGCTACGATCTCTCCACCGAAACCACCGAACACAACATCCTCATGTGCTACTAATACGCGCCCAGTTTTGCGCACACTTTGGAATACATGTTCGATATCGAGGGGCACGATTGAACGCAGATCTATGACCTCTACCGAATAGCCCTTTGATTCTAATTCGTGCGCAGCTAGGCAGCTTTTATGAACGAGCGCTCCCCACGTAACGACGGTAGCATCGGTTCCTTCACGCACGGTCTTCGCTTTTCCGATCGGAATAAGGTTGTCGGCATCGCCCTCCGGGCCCTTGGCGTATACCTGTCTATAGAGCCCCTTGTGCTCTAGGAATAAGACCGGATCGTTGGCACGGATGGCGGCTTTTAAAAGCCCCTTGGCATCGGTTGCATTGGAGGGATAGATAACTAGCAGCCCGGGAAAGTGCGCGAAGGTAGCCTCGATATTCTGTGAGTGGTAGGCACCACCTCCGATATAACCACCAACTGGGATGCGGATAACGACTGGGCAGCCGAAGTCACCAGCGGAGCGGTAGTGCATCATAGCGAGCTCATTGCGGATCTGATTTGCGCCGGTCCAGACGTAATCACCGAACTGGATCTCAACTACGGGTTTTAGACCGCGGATAGCGAGGCCGATCGCGGCACCAACGATAGAGCTCTCTGCTAACTGGCTGTTAAAGACCCGAGTAACTCCGTACTTTGCGGTTAGACCCGCAGTAACTGTAAAGACCCCACCCTTATTATGCGCGACATCTTCCCCGAATACACACATGTCCGGGTTGCGCGCGAGCTCCTCATCAAGGGCATGATTTAGGGCATCAACGATAAAGACATCATCTCCAGTTGCCGGGTGTTCTTCGACGCCCTGCCACGGGGTTGGGTTTGAGAGGGTGTATTTTTCAGCATCTTTAGGATCTGGGTCTGCTGTTTTTTCAGCGGATTCGGCTGCCTGATCAACTAGATTCTTAAGCTCGCCGTGGAACTTCTCTATCTCTGCCTGAGTTGCAAATTTTCTATCTATAAGTAGGGCACTCATTAATCGCAACGGGCAGCGTAGTTGCTCCTTTGCGAGATCCTCAGCAGTTCTATATTTTAAGTGGTTATCCGAGATCGAGTGGCTTTGTAAGCGTGGTACGTGCGCCTCAATCAGGGTCGGGCCAGCACCGTCTAGTGCGCGCGCATGTGCTGCCTTGAGCGCTGC from Pseudomonadota bacterium encodes the following:
- a CDS encoding thymidine kinase, with product MAKLYFRYGPVGSAKTLNLLAVAHSYDQQKKSVLVIKPALDTRFGHDTVKSRAGLERTADILVTPETILDRTRFIGINCVLVDEAQFLSAALVNQLREISCELDIPIICYGLRTDFRTELFEGAKRLLELADEISEVKTTCFFCDSRALFNLKLSNGKPTRDGPAIDLGAEEKYLPVCARCYSGKFATAPHKL
- a CDS encoding thiamine pyrophosphate-dependent enzyme, encoding MQRTSKSAISTATRSASLTQGEPFEFNKSTALWVYKTILLARIIDDKTITLYKQNKCHFQISCAGHEGIQVAAAHVFRAKKDWFYPYYRDMALMVGLGMTAEQLMLNAMNKVADPNSHGRMMPMHYGDIELRVPPQSSPTGSQFLQAVGCALGAKMKHLDEVVYVSAGEGTCAQGDFHEALNWSAREKLPIIFVIENNNYAISVPISEQLAGDSVATMFAGYENLATCQVNGSDVEASIAALKAAHARALDGAGPTLIEAHVPRLQSHSISDNHLKYRTAEDLAKEQLRCPLRLMSALLIDRKFATQAEIEKFHGELKNLVDQAAESAEKTADPDPKDAEKYTLSNPTPWQGVEEHPATGDDVFIVDALNHALDEELARNPDMCVFGEDVAHNKGGVFTVTAGLTAKYGVTRVFNSQLAESSIVGAAIGLAIRGLKPVVEIQFGDYVWTGANQIRNELAMMHYRSAGDFGCPVVIRIPVGGYIGGGAYHSQNIEATFAHFPGLLVIYPSNATDAKGLLKAAIRANDPVLFLEHKGLYRQVYAKGPEGDADNLIPIGKAKTVREGTDATVVTWGALVHKSCLAAHELESKGYSVEVIDLRSIVPLDIEHVFQSVRKTGRVLVAHEDVVFGGFGGEIVAQIAEACFSELDAPIKRLGMKNVAAVPHAPILEQAILPQTEDIRRALEELLSF
- a CDS encoding septum formation initiator family protein, whose protein sequence is MTTPKILLACALIAAALSFLSDDGFIRLTPLSKGLEQQQRVNAQLEDGIYALKRQVNGLQSDPRAVEKAARSELGMARPDEMVVLFEKKEPAHAEGR
- a CDS encoding DUF721 domain-containing protein codes for the protein MQRAGNFSNNQASNKATQGALGADRSEVPNAGASNTGTVQTTEYKKPFVRRRRPGVNTDLTLIKGILSKALAYKGLDKKIERYEFILHWREIVGERFADISKPECISRRVLIVEVKHSVWAQELAFMKPALLQKLALYLKKGDIVNDMIFRVS
- the rsmD gene encoding 16S rRNA (guanine(966)-N(2))-methyltransferase RsmD, with amino-acid sequence MRVIGGTAKGRALKAVPGDSTRPILDRVKVPLFDILRPTLAGISVLDLFGGTGSVGIEALSQGAAHCVFLDTNVRAIATIKHNLEVTQLAAQAEVRHTDAFIYLKNSSKSFDLIYVAPPQYEGIWIEIMRSLAERPHLLKARGSIIVQIDPKEYEPLELACLQETQQRKYGSTILIFYAMKP
- a CDS encoding dihydrolipoamide acetyltransferase family protein, with the protein product MKIEMLMPQMGESIAEATISKWRKKPGDTVEKDEIILEISTDKVDSEIPAPAAGTLSELLFNEGDVVPVKTKIAIIDTVGGAAAPTTNGSSNVAKAQAASTLPPKQTSTPAAEESERFYSPLVKGLAEKHSVSLTELASITGSGNGGRLNKEDLLDYVSNRSNKAAPVATKPVATKSATPELPSAEWGADGTRVVMMDGMRQAIADHMVRSKHTSPHVYSIQEVDVTNIANWRAKNKSAFEKSEGFNLSFTPFFLEATARALEAFPYVNCSLDGKKIILKKHVNLGCAVALGNTGLIVPVIKRAEEKNLVGLARSLNDLALRARSKKLVPDDVAGGTFTVTNPGVFGTIIGTPIINQPQVAILCLGAIKKRPVVIDDMIAIRQICYLTLSYDHRVVDGSLGGQFLAFIRDYLENWDMKRTL